The following proteins are encoded in a genomic region of Takifugu rubripes chromosome 9, fTakRub1.2, whole genome shotgun sequence:
- the LOC101069521 gene encoding fibroleukin-like isoform X3, producing the protein MRDCSDYLLRRERKSGVYIVTPDLRSKSFPVFCDMELLGGGWTLLQRRQDGSVSFNRTWAEYRSGFGELDGGEFWLGNNMIHLLTRERDMMLRVELEDFEGEKGFAEYSQFRVASERLRYTLTVGGYSGNAGNALRFSKSYDHNHRAFTTLDRDHDRYPSGNCAAYYSSGWWFDACMAANLNGRYYTGRYKGVRDGIYWGTWHNISSEYYPTNNRQSFKSVRMMIRPKGFMSKTTQS; encoded by the coding sequence ATGAGAGACTGCTCAGACTACCtgctgaggagggagagaaagagtggAGTGTACattgtgacccctgacctccgCAGCAAAAGCTTCCCTGTGTTCTGTGACATGGAGCTCctgggaggaggatggacactCCTGCAGCGTCGACAGGATGGAAGTGTAAGCTTCAATCGCACCTGGGCCGAATACCGATCAGGCTTCGGGGAACTGGATGGGGGAGAATTCTGGCTGGGCAACAACATGATCCACCTGCTGACCCGTGAGAGAGACATGATGCTTCGGGTGGAGCTGGAAGACTTTGAGGGGGAGAAGGGATTTGCAGAGTATTCCCAGTTCAGGGTGGCAAGTGAGCGGTTGCGATACACGCTGACAGTTGGGGGGTACTCGGGGAATGCTGGGAACGCTCTACGCTTCAGTAAAAGTTATGATCACAATCACCGAGCTTTTACCACCCTGGACAGGGACCACGACCGCTACCCATCAGGCAACTGTGCGGCCTACTACAGCTCGGGCTGGTGGTTCGATGCCTGCATGGCTGCAAATCTCAATGGCAGATACTACACAGGGAGGTACAAGGGAGTCCGGGATGGGATATACTGGGGTACATGGCACAACATATCTTCAGAGTATTATCCCACAAACAACAGACAGTCGTTTAAATCAGTCAGGATGATGATCAGACCAAAGGGATTTATGTCAAAAACCACACAATCATAA
- the LOC101069521 gene encoding uncharacterized protein isoform X2, translated as MCADCTVRQTGRECDRESEAVNEGKNRKKDQGNWLNADTLKNFSLEQGTKRVMSGNRFVDLVIESTDEINRWGKTDDGGNDMNGKENSRGDREYMLENGEESIVLGDFKSLEKPHPHLGQDRIKEMEKKIQTKETGSSKAKNMSNFHNKDTDKRQQQLVEEQKKEMEKGIIVEQGNEKLRGASKKGEEEKKETGQESKTKGEKLIQSTQTDGDSGLASSKDTAGTNYASKGQTPYISAEGSRQESADSNAALSYRSSHGSPAFSSLTPPLTRVHKGLTTTAAGPQIQTTDLSATFIAEPGFTATGRPTTAPVNTGQQGFTEPQRVVRPTTATTTTTNGPTIATLPGVSQHHHSPAKLNISSNTKTGVKPLGTNPKIKTAEVNNSPKPAQGLCSDKKTKYDQKQKPPYHKPLTKPRFKGSQLFQGLKPSQRTDISPADLNLKENPTNQNQPNIQTPKSPSKLPVQRPMSHRRHQPVKMNNPEKHLPTEQKPKSTQITNVTQNEKISNSEKQTIHLLKMERTLKKSASEEKQKQNQTPEITHGLRDIEGRTENKQKTNFPPQLFHEADAELLENADGPLAETKNVSSGQKVTPSPIPIKLFNQSQTTNVSLNVIFEPGKMSKINHQGPEPETRSGSNVSAELQQTDTEEGLGHLSRTKTPRFSSTPVSERNPGAQSSNTPLSKQRSHPTPKDTPQAERSKPSIPIKPISKTDPDLDPLQMARATLDPFQPSQTSTPPSPGSAKSFAVVNIDPGETEVSSIEVETQYSKTITSLEGGAKPHHNTLPEDFMLSPVSRKTSDQKPQTSAPTPSIQAATTSHRVTPGLLPSDFHESVLLYSKPKNDGESKHEWEDKQVQLSKPDNGSFSDALPTDQRTQISEHIPEQLFITKPHQKTTPPTLRPTGGLTDLLPEADKTSRTDQKSNPGLTTADIHRSETNHKPDGWSVSTATQQPENTRRLPPKLPHVMTPLTGIMENSVNSEAGSKPVLPDPNPDSRKKFPQIKPKPAPAPKTGLNQSDPDLTTDSEAEHNLESDKTSHIDRGFKPPLPDLIPNPTVKPVSDGAPGAEYDRIPSPLPRHRSPSTPTAEPGATSAQRSTPFFPLKSGSKPKTSGPGQNSQMILPPSSGPVKQLDDVTNSWVDTEVSTIKMTTLDLKSSISQDGRAIPHLHTLPGDFMANPNSRIMSRQKSQTTAAPPSIQVTDRPNRLIPWVLSSVPPSDSPTQQKQAANVDSKLHHNQEETTKSQIYDSNKVMNTIPSSSSADLRSTNPANSGPQPLAPDVSTDSARELRVKINQVAAFFNNSHSTSGRHPERHSAEQPEDKQRGSRLDGINSKLLTRIPSKVTVVMRDCSDYLLRRERKSGVYIVTPDLRSKSFPVFCDMELLGGGWTLLQRRQDGSVSFNRTWAEYRSGFGELDGGEFWLGNNMIHLLTRERDMMLRVELEDFEGEKGFAEYSQFRVASERLRYTLTVGGYSGNAGNALRFSKSYDHNHRAFTTLDRDHDRYPSGNCAAYYSSGWWFDACMAANLNGRYYTGRYKGVRDGIYWGTWHNISSEYYPTNNRQSFKSVRMMIRPKGFMSKTTQS; from the exons ATGTGTGCAGACTGTACAGTAAGACAAACTGGGAGAGAATGTGACAGAGAGAGTGAAGCTGTGAATGAGGGGAAGAATAGAAAGAAGGATCAAGGGAACTGGTTAAATGCTGATACGTTAAAAAATTTCAGCCTGGAGCAAGGGACCAAAAGGGTTATGTCGGGAAATAGATTCGTGGATTTGGTCATTGAAAGTACTGATGAAATAAACAGATGGGGAAAGACAGATGACGGGGGAAATGATATGAATGGAAAAGAGAATTCAAGGGGAGATCGAGAATATATGTtggagaatggagaggagagcattGTTCTAGGTGATTTCAAAAGCCTGGAAAAACCACACCCTCACCTGGGACAAGACAGAATaaaggaaatggagaaaaagatCCAAACTAAAGAAACTGGGAGCAGTAAAGCAAAAAATATGTCCAACTTCCACAATAAAGATACAGATAAGAGGCAACAGCAACTTGtggaagagcagaaaaaggaaatggaaaaggGAATAATAGTGGAGCAAGGTAATGAGAAACTGAGAGGGGCTTCAAAAaagggtgaggaggagaagaaagagactGGACAAGAGAgcaaaacaaaaggagaaaaactaATCCAGAGCACGCAGACAGATGGCGATAGTGGTTTAGCCTCAAGCAAAGACACGGCCGGGACAAACTATGCTTCAAAAGGTCAAACTCCATACATCAGTGCTGAAGGCTCCAGGCAAGAATCTGCAGACTCAAATGCAGCTCTAAGCTATCGCTCATCTCATGGATCCCCTGCTTTCTCCAGCTTGACTCCACCTTTAACCAGAGTCCATAAAGGCTTAACAACCACTGCTGCTGGACCACAAATCCAAACCACAGACCTCAGTGCAACCTTTATTGCCGAGCCAGGTTTTACAGCCACAGGTAGGCCAACGACAGCCCCGGTAAACACAGGTCAACAGGGTTTCACTGAACCCCAGAGGGTTGTGAGACCAACTACAGCAACTACAACTACAACTAACGGCCCGACTATAGCAACACTCCCTGGAGTCTCGCAGCACCACCACAGTCCAGCTAAATTGAACATAAGTTCAAATACTAAGACTGGGGTGAAACCTTTAGGCACTAACCCCAAAATTAAAACTGCTGAGGTTAATAACAGCCCCAAACCCGCTCAAGGTCTTTGttctgacaaaaaaacaaaatatgacCAGAAACAAAAGCCTCCTTATCACAAACCCCTAACAAAACCCAGATTCAAAGGCTCTCAACTATTTCAGGGTCTAAAACCCAGTCAAAGAACTGATATTTCACCAGCTGACTTGAATCTTAAGGAAAATCCAACCAATCAAAACCAGCCAAATATTCAGACTCCAAAATCTCCTTCAAAGCTTCCTGTCCAAAGGCCGATGTCCCATCGACGGCATCAACCTGTTAAGATGAATAATCCTGAAAAGCACCTTCCAACTGAGCAGAAACCTAAATCCACACAAATTACAAATGTTACTCAAAATGAAAAAATCTCAAACTCGGAGAAACAGACAATTCACTTATTAAAAATGGAGAGAACTCTCAAAAAATCAGCAAGTgaggagaaacagaaacagaatcaAACCCCTGAAATAACCCACGGTCTCAGAGACATTGAAGGTcgaactgaaaacaaacaaaaaacaaatttcCCTCCACAGTTGTTCCATGAGGCTGATGCAGAATTACTGGAAAATGCTGATGGGCCCCTGGCTGAGACTAAAAATGTATCTTCTGGACAGAAGGTTACACCCAGTCCGATCCCGATCAAACTCTTCAATCAAAGTCAAACAACCAATGTATCCCTTAATGTCATCTTTGAACCTGGAAAGATGTCCAAAATCAACCACCAAGGACCTGAACCAGAGACGAGGTCTGGTTCAAATGTAAGTGCTGAACTGCAACAAACTGACACAGAGGAAGGACTGGGACACCTCAGCAGAACCAAAACACCCAGATTTTCCTCAACACCAGTGTCTGAGCGAAACCCTGGAGCACAATCCAGCAATACACCTCTTTCCAAACAAAGGTCACATCCTACACCAAAAGACACGCCACAAGCGGAAAGGTCAAAACCGTCAATACCAATAAAGCCAATTTCAAAGACAGACCCAGATTTAGATCCTCTTCAAATGGCCAGGGCCACTTTAGACCCCTTCCAACCCTCTCAAACTAGCACCCCGCCATCACCAGGCTCTGCAAAATCATTTGCTGTTGTAAATATTGACCCAGGGGAGACAGAGGTCAGTTCAATTGAGGTAGAGACTCAGTATTCAAAGACTATCACCAGCTTGGAGGGTGGAGCCAAACCTCACCATAACACTCTACCTGAAGACTTCATGCTGAGTCCAGTCAGCAGGAAGACATCTGATCAGAAGCCACAAACAAGCGCTCCAACACCCTCGATCCAAGCGGCAACCACCTCTCACAGAGTGACACCTGGGCTCCTCCCCAGTGATTTCCATGAATCTGTCCTTTTATATAGCAAACCTAAAAATGATGGGGAATCCAAACATGAATGGGAAGACAAACAAGTTCAGCTTTCAAAACCTGACAATGGATCTTTTTCGGATGCGTTACCAACTGATCAAAGGACTCAAATATCCGAACACATACCGGAACAGCTATTTATCACAAAGCCTCATCAAAAAACAACTCCTCCCACCCTGAGACCTACAGGTGGTCTGACTGACCTACTGCCTGAAGCTGATAAAACCTCAAGAACAGATCAAAAGTCAAACCCTGGACTCACTACTGCTGACATCCATAGAAGTGAAACAAACCATAAACCTGATGGTTGGTCTGTATCAACAGCTACGCAACAGCCTGAAAACACACGGCGGCTCCCTCCAAAGCTTCCTCATGTCATGACACCTCTGACAGGAATAATGGAAAATTCTGTAAATTCTGAAGCTGGGTCTAAACCTGTGCTCCCCGACCCAAACCCTGACTCCAGGAAGAAATTCCCTCAGATCAAGCCAAAACCTGCACCTGCCCCAAAAACTGGTCTCAACCAAAGTGATCCAGATCTTACAACCGACTCCGAGGCTGAACACAACCTTGAATCTGATAAAACATCACATATCGACCGAGGTTTCAAACCACCTCTGCCGGACCTGATACCAAATCCAACCGTGAAACCTGTGTCTGATGGAGCCCCAGGAGCAGAATATGATAGAATCCCATCTCCACTGCCCAGACACAGATCACCGTCCACACctacagcagagccaggagcaaCATCTGCTCAGAGGTCAACTCCATTCTTCCCATTAAAGTCAGGGTCAAAGCCCAAAACTTCAGGCCCTGGCCAAAACTCCCAAATGATCTTACCACCTTCATCTGGCCCTGTAAAACAACTTGATGATGTAACTAATTCCTGGGTGGACACAGAGGTCAGTACAATCAAGATGACGACTCTGGATCTAAAGTCTTCCATCAGCCAGGATGGACGAGCTATCCCTCATCTTCACACTCTCCCTGGAGACTTCATGGCGAACCCAAACAGCAGAATTATGTCTCGTCAAAAATCACAAACAACAGCTGCACCGCCATCAATTCAAGTGACAGACAGGCCAAATAGACTCATCCCATGGGTCCTCTCAAGTGTTCCTCCCAGTGATAGCCCGACACAGCAAAAACAAGCTGCTAATGTTGACTCAAAGTTGCATCAcaaccaggaggaaacaacaaaaagccaaATTTATGATTCAAACAAAGTGATGAATACCATCCCTTCCAGTTCCAGCGCTGACCTCAGGTCGACAAATCCAGCCAACTCTGGGCCTCAGCCCCTGGCCCCTGATGTTTCCACTGACAGCGCTCGTGAGCTGCGAGTGAAAATTAACCAGGTGGCTGCTTTCTTCAATAACAGCCACAGCACAAGTGGAAGACATCCAGAAAGGCATTCAGCAGAGCAACCAGAGGACAAACAGAGAGGCAGCAGGCTTGATGGGATAAACAGCAAACTACTGACACGGATACCATCTAAAG TTACCGTGGTGATGAGAGACTGCTCAGACTACCtgctgaggagggagagaaagagtggAGTGTACattgtgacccctgacctccgCAGCAAAAGCTTCCCTGTGTTCTGTGACATGGAGCTCctgggaggaggatggacactCCTGCAGCGTCGACAGGATGGAAGTGTAAGCTTCAATCGCACCTGGGCCGAATACCGATCAGGCTTCGGGGAACTGGATGGGGGAGAATTCTGGCTGGGCAACAACATGATCCACCTGCTGACCCGTGAGAGAGACATGATGCTTCGGGTGGAGCTGGAAGACTTTGAGGGGGAGAAGGGATTTGCAGAGTATTCCCAGTTCAGGGTGGCAAGTGAGCGGTTGCGATACACGCTGACAGTTGGGGGGTACTCGGGGAATGCTGGGAACGCTCTACGCTTCAGTAAAAGTTATGATCACAATCACCGAGCTTTTACCACCCTGGACAGGGACCACGACCGCTACCCATCAGGCAACTGTGCGGCCTACTACAGCTCGGGCTGGTGGTTCGATGCCTGCATGGCTGCAAATCTCAATGGCAGATACTACACAGGGAGGTACAAGGGAGTCCGGGATGGGATATACTGGGGTACATGGCACAACATATCTTCAGAGTATTATCCCACAAACAACAGACAGTCGTTTAAATCAGTCAGGATGATGATCAGACCAAAGGGATTTATGTCAAAAACCACACAATCATAA
- the LOC101069521 gene encoding uncharacterized protein isoform X1, which yields MRLSSLCIWLLLFYGTPVDSDEVNLLDYSGFGPCDVTLTPEEPCEQEGDEINCPYLFNVPPLTIHLPKQLRELERIVDELQTLKDNVDELRRMCADCTVRQTGRECDRESEAVNEGKNRKKDQGNWLNADTLKNFSLEQGTKRVMSGNRFVDLVIESTDEINRWGKTDDGGNDMNGKENSRGDREYMLENGEESIVLGDFKSLEKPHPHLGQDRIKEMEKKIQTKETGSSKAKNMSNFHNKDTDKRQQQLVEEQKKEMEKGIIVEQGNEKLRGASKKGEEEKKETGQESKTKGEKLIQSTQTDGDSGLASSKDTAGTNYASKGQTPYISAEGSRQESADSNAALSYRSSHGSPAFSSLTPPLTRVHKGLTTTAAGPQIQTTDLSATFIAEPGFTATGRPTTAPVNTGQQGFTEPQRVVRPTTATTTTTNGPTIATLPGVSQHHHSPAKLNISSNTKTGVKPLGTNPKIKTAEVNNSPKPAQGLCSDKKTKYDQKQKPPYHKPLTKPRFKGSQLFQGLKPSQRTDISPADLNLKENPTNQNQPNIQTPKSPSKLPVQRPMSHRRHQPVKMNNPEKHLPTEQKPKSTQITNVTQNEKISNSEKQTIHLLKMERTLKKSASEEKQKQNQTPEITHGLRDIEGRTENKQKTNFPPQLFHEADAELLENADGPLAETKNVSSGQKVTPSPIPIKLFNQSQTTNVSLNVIFEPGKMSKINHQGPEPETRSGSNVSAELQQTDTEEGLGHLSRTKTPRFSSTPVSERNPGAQSSNTPLSKQRSHPTPKDTPQAERSKPSIPIKPISKTDPDLDPLQMARATLDPFQPSQTSTPPSPGSAKSFAVVNIDPGETEVSSIEVETQYSKTITSLEGGAKPHHNTLPEDFMLSPVSRKTSDQKPQTSAPTPSIQAATTSHRVTPGLLPSDFHESVLLYSKPKNDGESKHEWEDKQVQLSKPDNGSFSDALPTDQRTQISEHIPEQLFITKPHQKTTPPTLRPTGGLTDLLPEADKTSRTDQKSNPGLTTADIHRSETNHKPDGWSVSTATQQPENTRRLPPKLPHVMTPLTGIMENSVNSEAGSKPVLPDPNPDSRKKFPQIKPKPAPAPKTGLNQSDPDLTTDSEAEHNLESDKTSHIDRGFKPPLPDLIPNPTVKPVSDGAPGAEYDRIPSPLPRHRSPSTPTAEPGATSAQRSTPFFPLKSGSKPKTSGPGQNSQMILPPSSGPVKQLDDVTNSWVDTEVSTIKMTTLDLKSSISQDGRAIPHLHTLPGDFMANPNSRIMSRQKSQTTAAPPSIQVTDRPNRLIPWVLSSVPPSDSPTQQKQAANVDSKLHHNQEETTKSQIYDSNKVMNTIPSSSSADLRSTNPANSGPQPLAPDVSTDSARELRVKINQVAAFFNNSHSTSGRHPERHSAEQPEDKQRGSRLDGINSKLLTRIPSKVTVVMRDCSDYLLRRERKSGVYIVTPDLRSKSFPVFCDMELLGGGWTLLQRRQDGSVSFNRTWAEYRSGFGELDGGEFWLGNNMIHLLTRERDMMLRVELEDFEGEKGFAEYSQFRVASERLRYTLTVGGYSGNAGNALRFSKSYDHNHRAFTTLDRDHDRYPSGNCAAYYSSGWWFDACMAANLNGRYYTGRYKGVRDGIYWGTWHNISSEYYPTNNRQSFKSVRMMIRPKGFMSKTTQS from the exons ATGAGGTTATCGTCACTGTGCAtatggctgctgctcttctaCGGGACCCCAGTGGACTCCGATGAAGTAAATCTGTTGGACTATAGTGGATTTGGGCCCTGTGATGTCACTTTGACACCTGAGGAGCCATGTGAGCAAGAGGGGGATGAGATCAACTGCCCTTATCTTTTCAATGTGCCACCTCTGACCATTCATCTACCCAAACAgctcagagagctggagaggatcGTTGATGAACTCCAGACGCTGAAGGATAATGTGGATGAGCTGAGGAGGATGTGTGCAGACTGTACAGTAAGACAAACTGGGAGAGAATGTGACAGAGAGAGTGAAGCTGTGAATGAGGGGAAGAATAGAAAGAAGGATCAAGGGAACTGGTTAAATGCTGATACGTTAAAAAATTTCAGCCTGGAGCAAGGGACCAAAAGGGTTATGTCGGGAAATAGATTCGTGGATTTGGTCATTGAAAGTACTGATGAAATAAACAGATGGGGAAAGACAGATGACGGGGGAAATGATATGAATGGAAAAGAGAATTCAAGGGGAGATCGAGAATATATGTtggagaatggagaggagagcattGTTCTAGGTGATTTCAAAAGCCTGGAAAAACCACACCCTCACCTGGGACAAGACAGAATaaaggaaatggagaaaaagatCCAAACTAAAGAAACTGGGAGCAGTAAAGCAAAAAATATGTCCAACTTCCACAATAAAGATACAGATAAGAGGCAACAGCAACTTGtggaagagcagaaaaaggaaatggaaaaggGAATAATAGTGGAGCAAGGTAATGAGAAACTGAGAGGGGCTTCAAAAaagggtgaggaggagaagaaagagactGGACAAGAGAgcaaaacaaaaggagaaaaactaATCCAGAGCACGCAGACAGATGGCGATAGTGGTTTAGCCTCAAGCAAAGACACGGCCGGGACAAACTATGCTTCAAAAGGTCAAACTCCATACATCAGTGCTGAAGGCTCCAGGCAAGAATCTGCAGACTCAAATGCAGCTCTAAGCTATCGCTCATCTCATGGATCCCCTGCTTTCTCCAGCTTGACTCCACCTTTAACCAGAGTCCATAAAGGCTTAACAACCACTGCTGCTGGACCACAAATCCAAACCACAGACCTCAGTGCAACCTTTATTGCCGAGCCAGGTTTTACAGCCACAGGTAGGCCAACGACAGCCCCGGTAAACACAGGTCAACAGGGTTTCACTGAACCCCAGAGGGTTGTGAGACCAACTACAGCAACTACAACTACAACTAACGGCCCGACTATAGCAACACTCCCTGGAGTCTCGCAGCACCACCACAGTCCAGCTAAATTGAACATAAGTTCAAATACTAAGACTGGGGTGAAACCTTTAGGCACTAACCCCAAAATTAAAACTGCTGAGGTTAATAACAGCCCCAAACCCGCTCAAGGTCTTTGttctgacaaaaaaacaaaatatgacCAGAAACAAAAGCCTCCTTATCACAAACCCCTAACAAAACCCAGATTCAAAGGCTCTCAACTATTTCAGGGTCTAAAACCCAGTCAAAGAACTGATATTTCACCAGCTGACTTGAATCTTAAGGAAAATCCAACCAATCAAAACCAGCCAAATATTCAGACTCCAAAATCTCCTTCAAAGCTTCCTGTCCAAAGGCCGATGTCCCATCGACGGCATCAACCTGTTAAGATGAATAATCCTGAAAAGCACCTTCCAACTGAGCAGAAACCTAAATCCACACAAATTACAAATGTTACTCAAAATGAAAAAATCTCAAACTCGGAGAAACAGACAATTCACTTATTAAAAATGGAGAGAACTCTCAAAAAATCAGCAAGTgaggagaaacagaaacagaatcaAACCCCTGAAATAACCCACGGTCTCAGAGACATTGAAGGTcgaactgaaaacaaacaaaaaacaaatttcCCTCCACAGTTGTTCCATGAGGCTGATGCAGAATTACTGGAAAATGCTGATGGGCCCCTGGCTGAGACTAAAAATGTATCTTCTGGACAGAAGGTTACACCCAGTCCGATCCCGATCAAACTCTTCAATCAAAGTCAAACAACCAATGTATCCCTTAATGTCATCTTTGAACCTGGAAAGATGTCCAAAATCAACCACCAAGGACCTGAACCAGAGACGAGGTCTGGTTCAAATGTAAGTGCTGAACTGCAACAAACTGACACAGAGGAAGGACTGGGACACCTCAGCAGAACCAAAACACCCAGATTTTCCTCAACACCAGTGTCTGAGCGAAACCCTGGAGCACAATCCAGCAATACACCTCTTTCCAAACAAAGGTCACATCCTACACCAAAAGACACGCCACAAGCGGAAAGGTCAAAACCGTCAATACCAATAAAGCCAATTTCAAAGACAGACCCAGATTTAGATCCTCTTCAAATGGCCAGGGCCACTTTAGACCCCTTCCAACCCTCTCAAACTAGCACCCCGCCATCACCAGGCTCTGCAAAATCATTTGCTGTTGTAAATATTGACCCAGGGGAGACAGAGGTCAGTTCAATTGAGGTAGAGACTCAGTATTCAAAGACTATCACCAGCTTGGAGGGTGGAGCCAAACCTCACCATAACACTCTACCTGAAGACTTCATGCTGAGTCCAGTCAGCAGGAAGACATCTGATCAGAAGCCACAAACAAGCGCTCCAACACCCTCGATCCAAGCGGCAACCACCTCTCACAGAGTGACACCTGGGCTCCTCCCCAGTGATTTCCATGAATCTGTCCTTTTATATAGCAAACCTAAAAATGATGGGGAATCCAAACATGAATGGGAAGACAAACAAGTTCAGCTTTCAAAACCTGACAATGGATCTTTTTCGGATGCGTTACCAACTGATCAAAGGACTCAAATATCCGAACACATACCGGAACAGCTATTTATCACAAAGCCTCATCAAAAAACAACTCCTCCCACCCTGAGACCTACAGGTGGTCTGACTGACCTACTGCCTGAAGCTGATAAAACCTCAAGAACAGATCAAAAGTCAAACCCTGGACTCACTACTGCTGACATCCATAGAAGTGAAACAAACCATAAACCTGATGGTTGGTCTGTATCAACAGCTACGCAACAGCCTGAAAACACACGGCGGCTCCCTCCAAAGCTTCCTCATGTCATGACACCTCTGACAGGAATAATGGAAAATTCTGTAAATTCTGAAGCTGGGTCTAAACCTGTGCTCCCCGACCCAAACCCTGACTCCAGGAAGAAATTCCCTCAGATCAAGCCAAAACCTGCACCTGCCCCAAAAACTGGTCTCAACCAAAGTGATCCAGATCTTACAACCGACTCCGAGGCTGAACACAACCTTGAATCTGATAAAACATCACATATCGACCGAGGTTTCAAACCACCTCTGCCGGACCTGATACCAAATCCAACCGTGAAACCTGTGTCTGATGGAGCCCCAGGAGCAGAATATGATAGAATCCCATCTCCACTGCCCAGACACAGATCACCGTCCACACctacagcagagccaggagcaaCATCTGCTCAGAGGTCAACTCCATTCTTCCCATTAAAGTCAGGGTCAAAGCCCAAAACTTCAGGCCCTGGCCAAAACTCCCAAATGATCTTACCACCTTCATCTGGCCCTGTAAAACAACTTGATGATGTAACTAATTCCTGGGTGGACACAGAGGTCAGTACAATCAAGATGACGACTCTGGATCTAAAGTCTTCCATCAGCCAGGATGGACGAGCTATCCCTCATCTTCACACTCTCCCTGGAGACTTCATGGCGAACCCAAACAGCAGAATTATGTCTCGTCAAAAATCACAAACAACAGCTGCACCGCCATCAATTCAAGTGACAGACAGGCCAAATAGACTCATCCCATGGGTCCTCTCAAGTGTTCCTCCCAGTGATAGCCCGACACAGCAAAAACAAGCTGCTAATGTTGACTCAAAGTTGCATCAcaaccaggaggaaacaacaaaaagccaaATTTATGATTCAAACAAAGTGATGAATACCATCCCTTCCAGTTCCAGCGCTGACCTCAGGTCGACAAATCCAGCCAACTCTGGGCCTCAGCCCCTGGCCCCTGATGTTTCCACTGACAGCGCTCGTGAGCTGCGAGTGAAAATTAACCAGGTGGCTGCTTTCTTCAATAACAGCCACAGCACAAGTGGAAGACATCCAGAAAGGCATTCAGCAGAGCAACCAGAGGACAAACAGAGAGGCAGCAGGCTTGATGGGATAAACAGCAAACTACTGACACGGATACCATCTAAAG TTACCGTGGTGATGAGAGACTGCTCAGACTACCtgctgaggagggagagaaagagtggAGTGTACattgtgacccctgacctccgCAGCAAAAGCTTCCCTGTGTTCTGTGACATGGAGCTCctgggaggaggatggacactCCTGCAGCGTCGACAGGATGGAAGTGTAAGCTTCAATCGCACCTGGGCCGAATACCGATCAGGCTTCGGGGAACTGGATGGGGGAGAATTCTGGCTGGGCAACAACATGATCCACCTGCTGACCCGTGAGAGAGACATGATGCTTCGGGTGGAGCTGGAAGACTTTGAGGGGGAGAAGGGATTTGCAGAGTATTCCCAGTTCAGGGTGGCAAGTGAGCGGTTGCGATACACGCTGACAGTTGGGGGGTACTCGGGGAATGCTGGGAACGCTCTACGCTTCAGTAAAAGTTATGATCACAATCACCGAGCTTTTACCACCCTGGACAGGGACCACGACCGCTACCCATCAGGCAACTGTGCGGCCTACTACAGCTCGGGCTGGTGGTTCGATGCCTGCATGGCTGCAAATCTCAATGGCAGATACTACACAGGGAGGTACAAGGGAGTCCGGGATGGGATATACTGGGGTACATGGCACAACATATCTTCAGAGTATTATCCCACAAACAACAGACAGTCGTTTAAATCAGTCAGGATGATGATCAGACCAAAGGGATTTATGTCAAAAACCACACAATCATAA